The following DNA comes from Gopherus flavomarginatus isolate rGopFla2 chromosome 5, rGopFla2.mat.asm, whole genome shotgun sequence.
CAAACAGCACTACCACACTATTTGCTATACTCACAAACTGTTCATCACACATACAAGGCCATGAATAAGGTGTGTGATTATGTATGGGGAATGTTATGCAAAAGAACCAACCTGATGTGGATGAAATGAAGCAACTCAATGCTGCATAATTCTCCTCTTCTCCCCGCAACACACAGATAGTTTAGGAACTCCCTAGAACTTGAGGAGAGTTATACTCTTGCAGTTATGCACACAACCTCTCTCTTTAATCACAGATGAATTCTCACATTAGGACAGACATACAGAATTTCAATCATGGCTAGACACTATCACAAAATACATGCCCTGTCTATactatgattttaaaatgttatttaaagcATGTTAGCCAATAAGTTTTAAAGGAACACCTTTTATCTTCATTTAGACATGCCAAATTGTCCCTAATAGTAACAGAGCATCCCACCTGCACAACCTGCTCTTTCCCTCGCAAATTAACACAGCTTCTGTCACACAAACACTTTGAAGTTAGAAGGTCttttaattttaatctttttGTCCCTTTGTGCCTAGTAGAAGTTCTATTAGAAGTATTTTACTTTACTTTAGCTGGATTAGAACGGTAAAAGGAATAGACATTTTAGAATTTCTGCTAGGAAAATTTAATTGTGGGGGGACAGAATTACTATTTTGACCTtttgaataagaacataagaacgaccatactcggtcagaccaaaagtccatctaccccagtatcctgtcctctaagtgtggccaatgtcaggtgcccctgaggaaatgaacagaacaggtaatcatcaagagatccatcccctgttgcccattcccagcttttggcaaacagaggttagggacaccatccctgcccattctcactaatagccattgatggacctatcctccatgaacatatttagttcttttttgaatcctgttatagtcttggccttcacaacatcctttggcaaggagttccacaggttgtctgtgcattgtgtgaaaaatactttcttttgtttgttttaaatctgctgcctattaatttcatttggtgaccccctagttcttgtgttatgagaaggagtaaataacacttccttatttactttctccacaccagtcatgattttatatacctctatcatatccccccttagctgtctcttttccaaactctcagttttattaatctctcctcagacagaagctgttccataccccaaattattttgttgccctttgctgaaccttttccaattccaatgtatcttttttgaggtggggtgaccacatctgtatgcactattaaagatgtgggcataccatggatttatatagagtcaatatgatattttctatcttattatgattcccaacattctgtttgcttttcgaactgccactgcacattggtggatattttcaaagaactattCACAGcgactccaagagctctttcttgcatggtaacagctaatttagaccccatcattttatatgtatagttgggattatgttttgcaatgtgcattactttgcatttatcaacactgaatgtcatctgccattttgttgcccagtcacccagttttgtgagatccttttgtagctcttcacaatctTCTTGGGATTTAATTTACCAAGGTGCGATAGCTGACAGACAAAAGCCCTTTCCCCTGGAGCTTTTAGGAGGCACGGTTTGAAATGAAAACACAAGCCAATGGTTCAGTGCATTAAATGGTCCCATATCTCCATCCCCCTCTCTCTCCAGCTGTGTGAAGCTGCAGcaagcaggccagcagctgccTGGTAATGagagtgctggtgcctgaaggTAGAGGAAATACCCCTAAAGAGAAACacattgacagacacacaaccccAGTTCCATCCCAAAGTGCAACTGCAGACAGCTTAGATCATTTCAAACTAGACAAGCTCTAACAAATGTACAACAGGGACCACCAACCCTGCGCTATCTAGTGGGATGGACCTGATAGGAGCTACAGAGAAAAACCTATAATTAACTTTCTGAACAAGTCAAGTGTAGCATAGAAGCCAATCCTTCTCCTTTACAAAGTCCTGGTGCTTCTTTTCCCAAGGAGCCCTGGAATGGGGAGAGGCTGTAAGTGGATGTGCTTCCTATTGCCTTTTTTGGGTAGGAATAAAAACCTAACTTAGCAAACTAGATCTAGACTACAGACATGTCAATTAGATGGGGGTATCCTGGTCATTAAAGAGAAACCGACCCCCATATTGATATATTTCACCTACCTTCTCAGGAGGAGGCCATCTTGCAAGGCTGGGAGCGGAGGACTTCCTGTTAAATGTATTCTTTTTCTTGATGTGAGATGGACTAAATTCACCTCATAAGATGCACTTGATGATGGGGGATATGAATTTGATCCATTGTTATAAGAAGATCTAAAATGTCTGAGTCCACCAGGCAAACGCCTTGCAGAAGAGGGAGTAAGTGATAGTGGGGGTCCGGGGAAGGAGGCAATAGCTAGACAGATACACTGAAGAACCAGCTACAGTCAGGACATAAACACGTGGCATTCACTCATTTCGATCAATCTCCAGGATTTTAGAGGGAAGAGAAATTGCTTCTTTCACTTAACCAACCCCCCAGCTTTAAAGAACGGTCATTCCAAGAGAAGCTCCGGTGCGGTGACTCCCAGGTCTTGGGAACTGTAGGGTAAGCCGCCAGAGCCTGCCTGGAACTCCCAGGGGCTCCAGTCAAGATAAGGTTTGGTAGCTGtcagagcagagccctggggctcctgtgGCACCCCACACCCagcgctgggctggggggagctaaGCTGGTCTAGCTATAGAGTGGTCAGAAGGGGGGTCTCTCCCGTTGGATGGGTGTATTGGTTGGTGTCATTCCAAACCCCAGGCAGGGACCACGAAGATCCAAGGGCAGAGTCTGCCTGGGCTCTGGCCTGCGTTGGACGCCTTGTGCCAGCTCAGACCCTCTGTCCCTAGCGGGGAGGGCGTTCGGAGGGGCCCTCTACCCAGGACTTagaggcccccccccccgcccacacacttgaggctccttcccttcccagcccatcctccccccctccctcatCCAGCGGCGGCTCCAACTCCTCATTGGCCGCCCTTTGCTAAAGGAAGGATGACGCCTGGCAAACAATAGGCGCCTTTAGGTATAAATGCACCTCGGGCAGGCGGCGCCGCGATGCTCAGCGCTCCTGGGGGGCTGCAGGCTCAGCCCGGTGCCCTGGCCCTCGCCAGCGCCCCGCACGCGGGAAGATGCCCCGGGGGTttctggtgaagcggagcaggaGGGCGGGCGGCTCCTACAGGGTGCGCCGCCACGAGAGGGACCTCCAGCAGCCTCTGCAGGTGCTCCCCGCCCAGGAGCCCCTGCTGGCCGGCCCACCCGTGTCCCCGCTCCCCAAAGCCGCCCCGGAGGAGGGGGAGCCGGTCGCCCCGCCGCCGAGCCCGGAGCCAGCTCCTGGGATAGCCACTTGCCGGCCAACTCCGCCCGAGGGACCGGCCGCCTGGGGCGCGGGGGGCTCCTGCAGCGCGGCGGGGCTGAGGAAGGCTTTCTTCGAGCGCTGCCTCAGCTCGCCCGCCTCCGCCGAGTCCTTCCCGCCCGCCGAGAGGCTCCTACTGCCGCCCCGCACGCCCCTCCCCGCGCCGGCCGGCCGGCTGGCCCAGGAGCCGCTCTGCCCGGTGCTGAAGCGGCCGCCCCGGGCCAAGGCGCCGGCCAAGAAGCCCAAGGCCCTGCGGAAGCTCAGCTTCGCCGACGAGGTGACCACGTCGCCAGTGCTGGGGCTGCGGATCAAGGCGGAAGGGCCGGAGGGCAGGGCCGGCCCCCCCGCGGGCGGGCGCACGCCGCTGGGCGAGTTCATCTGCCAGCTGTGCAAGGAGCAGTACGCGGACCCGCTGGCGCTGGCCCAGCACCGCTGCTCGCGCATCGTGCGCGTCGAGTACCGCTGCCCCGAGTGCCACAAGATCTTCAGCTGCCCGGCCAACCTGGCCTCGCACCGCCGCTGGCACAAGCCCCGCCCCGCCGCCGGCGCCGCCGGCCCGGGCGCCAAGAAGCCCTCGGGCGCCCCGTGCCCCTCTgaggggaaggagaacagcagcgaGCCGCGCCCCGCAGCCCCCGAGGGGCCGCgcctgccgccgccgccgccggagCAGGATCAGCACCCCAGCGCCGCGGACAGCTCCTGCTGCCGAGACCTGAAGCCCGCCGGCCAGAGCGCCCTGTGCGGGGCGGGCGGCGAGGGGCTGAAGGAGGCGGCCCCTCCGGGCCCGATCCCCGGCGTCAACGAGGTCTTCGTCTGCCCCTACTGCCACAAGGAGTTCCGCCGCCAGGCTTACCTGCGCAAGCACCTCAGCACCCACGAGGCGCCCCGGCCGGCCGCCTACAGCCCCCTGGAGCGGGGCCAGATCACCTTCCCCTGCCACCTGTGCGGGGCTCACTTCCCCTCGGCGGACATCAGGGACAAGCACCGGCTGTGGCACGCCGTgcgggaggagctgctgctgcccatggtgCAGCCCGAGAGCAGTGCCGCCGAAGGGGAGCAGCAGATCTTctcctgcaagcactgccctgcTACCTTCTTCAGCTCGCCGGGGCTCACCAGGCACATCAACAAGTGCCACCCCACGGAGAACAGGCAGGTCCTTCTGCTGCAGATGGCGGTCAGACCAGGCTGCTAATGAGTAAGAGGGCACGGGAAGGCACAGGCGCTGGCAGGGGAATCTCGTTCATAGGGACTGAACTGGCACCTCCCCGAGTCCCTCTAAAGTGGTGTTTGAAATGTCTAGTGCTCCCGGGGGGAGGGGTGTATTTGGTTGTAGTCTGCAGTATTAATGACTCTCCTATAGTTTAAATAGTTGATTTGATAGGATTCTTCAAAACCACCGGTGAGCTAAACGAATCCTATCCAAGCTGTAATTCCTATGGAAAGTCGCAGTGTGTGCATACATGTCTACAAAGGAAAaatcaggaaggggcaggggagaggctgcTAAGTGGCAGCGAACGAAAAGTCCCGTTGCCATCATGCCAAAAGTTTAAGAAGTCAACCACAAGTTGACTACGAATTATTCTTGCTGCCTTAATGGACTTAGACTGCAATGTATATTCTGTGAATCCAAGAAGTGAGAGAGAACTAGTGACAAGCGTCATATTTTCAGTAAAGTGGGGAGTTGGATCTAGGCGTGGCCCCCTTACCACTGAAAGTTAGTAACAGTATTTTGAAGAGCTCTTATATAATGCTTGAAAAGACGAAAATGATCCAAACATAAAAACCTCGGGCTGGCTGTGGGCTTTGGGGAGTGCTGGGGAAGCGCTACTGACAAACTGAAAGTCAATAATCTTCTGCAGTGTCTCTCCTAGGATAGAAGTACAGCCACATATCCTATTTAAAAAGAAGGGtattatttttcatgaaaaaggaGACTGGCTTAGTTAAACTGTTTTAATAAAAGCCCCAGCTCCACAACTTTAATAATTTATTGTTTTCTTCACTGTATCCTGTATTAAAGTACATAAAGTTAAGTGTTCATATTAAGTCAGTGTCAAGTCCTATATAACTAGCAATACTTATGAAGAATtaactgtactgtctgctgttggTTATTAAAATATGAATTGTTAACCGTTTGGTAGCTATTTGCGCATTTTCTGATCACTGTATGTTGTACACTCTAGAAAATTTAGTGTAGATGAAATGCTCCTCTCTAATAACTGGAGGTTGGAAAACTTTTGCTATTTTAGTGGGTTGCTAGCTTGGCCATGTCACTACACAGAAATGGGTACATTCCCTGCATTGTGTTTTATCCAGGGCAAAGAGCACCAGTACAAAATCACCACACAGGATGCCTGTAAGCGATCCATTTCAGCACCCAGGATTCCAAGCGGCTATGATCCTGAATCCCCTCTCTCTCAATTAAATCAAACTCCAGCCCCTCTACTGCTGTTGTGAACATTAGCCAGCTTAAAAGTCGATACAGTCCTTCTACGATGTTGCTAAAGAGCAGATAAGCACCCCTCCTATATTGACACACAATATTAAGTTTGCACTATTATAGCCAtctgggtcccaggatattagagagacaaggtggatgatgCATCTTTTATTAGACCcgcttctgttagtgagagacaagcttttgagccccaaagagcttttcttcaggtctgggaaaggtactctatGTCACAGTTAAATATAAGTTGAAagggattgtttagcataagtagttaacacacattctaATGgacattcaaggtgaagtggcctgttgaAAAATAAGattctctcacccaccttgtctctctgtatATTAATAAGTGCATTGACAATATATTTCCTCACGTTGTAGGGGTCTGAATGTTTTAGAACATCACGTTCAGAGTGCAAAGATAGTGATATTTCCTCTTGAATCTCTGCATACCATCCTATTTTGAAATAAGTATTTGTAACTTAGGCAAAAGTGATATTTGAATaaagtatttaaaacaaaactaatcCTTTTCCTGAAGCTAGCTGGGGAATGGGTTAGCAGGTGATTTTGTATAGACTAATGGATTAAAATAATCAGCTCCTGTACCCTCTCAAATGAGCAGAAGAATCAATTTAAAATAGCTGGATTGGCTTCCTCTACAGCAATTATTTCTTCACAGTTTAGTATCTCTTTATAAACAAATATAAAGTATGAAGACATGGAGTAGTGAGACTTGTACAACAAAAGATTAAAGATACAATGCTAGTTTCCTGAGTACAAATATGCATGAGAGTGGTGTTTCTCTTGTTTGGCCCAAGAACTCAGAAGAGTCAATCTATAAACGGGGAAACTGTCACACAAAACTGCTGAAGCAAAACTTCCAGCTCAACAACACTTTTTGTCAGAACTTATCTGAACGGTGCTATTATTTCATAAGTGCATCTTTGCAGTGATCTGTTGAGAAACAAAAGGGGCTTTGGTAATTTGGGATTCCAGAAAGGGCTTTTAAAAAGTATCAAAAAAGtctaaagggtttttttaaacaaatctaatTAATTTCCTTAAAGTAAATTTTCCCTTGGAGAAACTCACTTAATAAAGAGGCTACTGCACCACCAGCCTTAATCTTTGCTCCTACAATCAAATATAATGAACTAAGAACAGACTAAAACCATATAATGACCACCAAATGCTGTTCCTGAAACTAGCTAAGAGCACACAGCTCACACAGAAAGATGTTCTCATAGGTGCTTTGTATTATTTGACCTGCTTTAAGTACTGCATATTAGTCTAGTGGCTCTGGGGAAGAGTTTTCAGAGGATCTGTGTTGGAAGCACTACAAGGGACTAAGGCTAGAGATCTAAGAATTTACACCAAATTTAGTAAGgatgaaaacaaaaatcacacaTCACACCAACCCTTCCCAAACCCTCTAATTTATCTGATAACAGACTAAGCCACTCGCACTGATTTGAATAACCAGAGTCCAATCTCTGCAGCAGAATGAATAATATAAAGAAGGTGGTAAGAATAATTTTATTGTATTATTAAATAGCATGTCTTCTCTTTAACCATTACAAATTTGTAGATACTACATGAATGACAATACATAAATTATATTTCTATTGTTGCCTTATGATATATTTACACATGCAGTTAGTACCAATGCCATGCTACATTTCATTATAACAGAATATGCCCAACTCAAAACAAATGTGAGCATTTCATCGCCTGTAGGAAAATATCTCTGGGTGGGTGGAATGTGTACTAATCTACACCTATATGGTTAGAAAAAAAGCCACCATTTCAGGTCAGACTCCTGGAGCATGTTCCCTTTTCTTCAAAAGTACACATCACTGTAGCAATGAATTTACATCAGAAAAGTGCTTTTATGTAAGAAAGAGTAATATAGATCTAGATCCAGCAGCCTGATGATAAAGGCCACAGCTTCAGAATAGACTAGAGTTTACTATTGATACCACTTAGAAAGCAaacattataaaaatatttggAAGCCAAGCATAAATAGAATTTCAgcacagtgatttttttctggtATTTGGGCATAGGTTATGGCATCATCTGCACAGTTATGAAATGATACATTATATAGTGAAGGAGTTGGTGCTGCTAGCAAATTCTGTCATTTGAACTCTGAAATGCTAAAAGACCATTTATTTTAAGTATTTTATTCTTATAACAAATAATCTGTACATATCCTGTGCATTAACAATATCTGTGACATTTGAGCAGGACGTTACAAATgcattttcaatttaaaattgTACATTCATTTCAAATTGTACATATTTATTTCTTTCTGTTACAAAGAAAATTGCAATGGGGgcacaataaataaaatataataagaCAGCAGTCTCCAATTCCGTGTGTGGCTTGAGGTTAACAACAGGGTTAAAAGTGACTACTTTAGACATCATCATCCTGGAAGGTAAAAAGTGCAGAGAAGAAACTACACTGAAAATAATATGGCAGCCTggagttttattaaaaaaaaataacaaaagctaaaatattaaattacaaataaaattCCAGTGTCACTGTCTAAAATAAATGTACAGGAAAAGGCCGTGCTGGCTATGGGAGACACATATCAAGGACATTTTCCTTTAAAACTTAAAGCAGAGAGTCAGTGCACTAGGGGGTTGCTGATCACTGTTTATTAGGAAGCTGCAGGTTTCTCAATGTTCAGGACTTGTTAGCTGAGCCAGAGGAGCGGCGAAGTTTCATGGACATTCGGCTCTTGCTAGTCCGAGGAGACATTGGAGAGGCTAAATCGGTCCCATCCACCTGCATTGCTGCTGGAGTTTCGCCTGGCTGGGTCTCTGGGCAAGAGCCTGCAGAGGACACCAAGCTTGTTAGTACAGTCTTCCTCACTCACAGCAAGGAAATCTACAGACAGGGAACAGATGGGAACTGGAGCTACGCCATCAGTGCGCAGCATATACTAACCCTTTACCAACTGTGGGAGACTTCACTGAACATGAAAGTAGCAACAGAACAAATTAACCCCTAGAGAAAAAACTATGCCAAAAACTCTCCCTAGGCTACAAGGTTCTGTAAACCTCAGTCTCTGCAATGAGACAGGACTGAAATGGGCAACACCATTCCCCTTGTCAGGAGGGCAAACAGGACAGCTTTCTTCAAGGATGGAGAGTTATTATTCACACAATAACCAGAGAGAAAGCAAATTCACTTGGCAGTCAGAATGTGAAGGATTAACAGCTTGGTGACTATGCAGTGAATTCtagaaaagaaactgaaaaggCAGAACTGGGAGAAGGGGGATCACTGAGGGGCACCCATTGGTAGGACCTAATCTTTAGTAAAAAGCACCAGAAGACAAATTCCTCCAGACGCACAAGGCAGAAGCTTGAACAGATCTTACTAACTGGATGTGCtacatgttttattttctttgtaaaagGAACAAGATGAATTTCAGATTACAAAAGGCAACTCATTACCTAAGCATCCTCAGTGGGCTCAGAGACTTTTCTCGAGAGCACATTATGAAAACCATGCCACCCAACTCTTCCGTCCTCAACATCCTTTCCCACAAAAAGGTGCCAAAGAAAAAGTAACAAATGCGGGATCAAAGTTGCGTTCTCTCTGATTATTTCTGTGTGCAGAGATTTATAACTGTGTTCATCAGTCCCTCTTAAGCATCTACAATGAACAGAATTGAGTGAATTTTCTTCCTTGAATAGTTTATAAgccaaaaaaatgcagtttcaggtcAGCTGAAGCTATCAATGATGTGTTGAATTTGCCAAATAGTTTTGACCAAACTGAAGAACTCGAAATGTCAaaacttgaaatattttgttttgatttcaggaGTTTTCAGGTAAACAAAGTAACAGATTAACAAAACACGTGGAGGAATGGGGAAGAGGATGTCTCTTATAacatttagcccagtggttctcaacctgttcaTAATTGTGGGATGTTACGTGGGCCGTAGGTTGAGAGCCACAGCACGCCCCTCCCaacacctccacccccacagTCCCTATGCCCAGCGCCCCCATGTCCAGAGACTCCTCCAAGACAGCAGGGCCAGAGGCTGAGCGCTGGGCATGGGAGCGGACAGCTGGGACCCAGACCCGCTGCACGGGGCCGGGCAGCCAGATCGGAGACCCTACTGTGTGGGAGTGCACAGCCAGACCTGGACCCTGCCAtggggggccaggcagctgggaCCTGAGTTCTACCATGTCTGGCAGCGCTGACTGCCCGCACCAGACCAGGAGCGGAATGCCGAGCATggactggcagccagga
Coding sequences within:
- the INSM2 gene encoding insulinoma-associated protein 2, with the protein product MPRGFLVKRSRRAGGSYRVRRHERDLQQPLQVLPAQEPLLAGPPVSPLPKAAPEEGEPVAPPPSPEPAPGIATCRPTPPEGPAAWGAGGSCSAAGLRKAFFERCLSSPASAESFPPAERLLLPPRTPLPAPAGRLAQEPLCPVLKRPPRAKAPAKKPKALRKLSFADEVTTSPVLGLRIKAEGPEGRAGPPAGGRTPLGEFICQLCKEQYADPLALAQHRCSRIVRVEYRCPECHKIFSCPANLASHRRWHKPRPAAGAAGPGAKKPSGAPCPSEGKENSSEPRPAAPEGPRLPPPPPEQDQHPSAADSSCCRDLKPAGQSALCGAGGEGLKEAAPPGPIPGVNEVFVCPYCHKEFRRQAYLRKHLSTHEAPRPAAYSPLERGQITFPCHLCGAHFPSADIRDKHRLWHAVREELLLPMVQPESSAAEGEQQIFSCKHCPATFFSSPGLTRHINKCHPTENRQVLLLQMAVRPGC